The genomic interval GCCTTGGCAGAACTTTCATGTGATGAATATCAAACGGTTCTTTCGTTTTTTAAAAAGGCCCTTGAAGAGGAACCTGAAAAACATTCCTATTGGTATGATATCGCCTTTTGCAAGGGCCGTCTAGGTCACTGGGATGATGCCCTGGCGGCCCTGAATAAGGCCTCTGAAAGTCAGAGCGAAGAGCCAGCTTTTCTGAATTTGCTCAGCCATACCCATATTAAACTCAAACAATATGACGAAGCTGTTAGTGTGTTGAAAAAAGCTCTACTACTGAGACCCAGAAGCCCCAACCTCCTCTACAAGCTGGCAGCGGCCTATTTCGGCAAAGGAAACCTGAAAAGTGCCAAATCAACTATCCTGAAGATTATTGAACTAACCCCTAATTTCAGCAAAGCTCATTTCGGTCTTGGTCTGGTCTGTTACTACCTCGAAGACATACGTGGCTACGAACAGCAAATTACCGTTCTTAATAAACTTAGCCCCGAACTGGCGCAAAAGCTGGCAGCACTGGTCAGATATCAATAGAT from Desulfobulbaceae bacterium carries:
- a CDS encoding tetratricopeptide repeat protein, which gives rise to MAELSCDEYQTVLSFFKKALEEEPEKHSYWYDIAFCKGRLGHWDDALAALNKASESQSEEPAFLNLLSHTHIKLKQYDEAVSVLKKALLLRPRSPNLLYKLAAAYFGKGNLKSAKSTILKIIELTPNFSKAHFGLGLVCYYLEDIRGYEQQITVLNKLSPELAQKLAALVRYQ